CCGGCACTTCGTCGCGGGGACGCCGAGCCGGCTCATCGGCCCCAACTGCCCGGGGCTGATCACGCCGGGCCAGGCCAAGGTCGGCATCATGCCTGGCCACATCCACAAGCCCGGCCCTGTCGGCGTCGTCTCACGGAGCGGCACCCTGACCTACGAGGTCGTCGGCCAGCTCACCGCGCGCGGCCTGGGGCAGACGACGTGCGTCGGGATCGGCGGCGACCCGGTCACGGGAACGAGCTTCGTGGACGTGCTGCGGCTCTTCAACGACGATCAGCAGACGCGGGCCATCATGATGATCGGCGAGATCGGAGGCACCGCCGAGGAGGAGGCGGCGGCCTTCATCAAGACCCACGTCGAGAAGCCCGTGGTCGCGTTCATCTGCGGCCAGACGGCGCCGCCCGGACGGCGGATGGGCCACGCCGGAGCTATCATTGCCGGCGGCAAGGGGACGGCCGCGGAGAAGATGAAAGCGTTGGAGGCCGCCGGGGCGACCCTGGTGCGGAGCCCGGCCGACATGGGAGCGACCGTGCAGAAGGTACTCGGACGATGAGCCCCCAAAAGATCGAGCGCACCCTGGCCATCATCAAGCCCGACGCCGTGACCAAAGGTGTGGCGGGCCAGATCATCACCCGGATCGAGCAGGCAGGTCTCAAGATCCTGGCCGCGCGCCTCGTCCACATGACACCCGAGGACGCCGCCGGCTTCTACGTCGTCCACAAGGACAAGCCGTTCTATCGGAGCCTCTGTGCCTTCATGACTCAGGGGCCGTGCCTGGCGATGGTGCTGGAGGGCGAGAACGCCATCCAGCGCTGGCGCGACCTGATGGGCGCCACGGACTTTCGCAAGGCCGCGCCGGGGACGATCCGCGCCGAGTTCGCCTCCTCGATCGAGGCCAACGCCGTCCACGGCTCCGACTCGCCCGAGTCGGCGGCGTTCGAGATCGCCTACTT
Above is a genomic segment from Candidatus Methylomirabilota bacterium containing:
- the ndk gene encoding nucleoside-diphosphate kinase — its product is MSPQKIERTLAIIKPDAVTKGVAGQIITRIEQAGLKILAARLVHMTPEDAAGFYVVHKDKPFYRSLCAFMTQGPCLAMVLEGENAIQRWRDLMGATDFRKAAPGTIRAEFASSIEANAVHGSDSPESAAFEIAY
- the sucD gene encoding succinate--CoA ligase subunit alpha, whose product is MSILVDKSTRVVVQGITGREGAFHAARCKEYGTTVVGGVTPGKGGTTHEGFVVWNTVGEAVAREGANCALIFVPPPAAADALMEAAAAGIPLIVCITEGIAVADMVRARHFVAGTPSRLIGPNCPGLITPGQAKVGIMPGHIHKPGPVGVVSRSGTLTYEVVGQLTARGLGQTTCVGIGGDPVTGTSFVDVLRLFNDDQQTRAIMMIGEIGGTAEEEAAAFIKTHVEKPVVAFICGQTAPPGRRMGHAGAIIAGGKGTAAEKMKALEAAGATLVRSPADMGATVQKVLGR